A region of Labeo rohita strain BAU-BD-2019 unplaced genomic scaffold, IGBB_LRoh.1.0 scaffold_1364, whole genome shotgun sequence DNA encodes the following proteins:
- the LOC127158155 gene encoding trace amine-associated receptor 4-like yields the protein MTSNETQTENIFLCYPLQPNSCLKRHRLTVVKVAIYAVLLLMILTTVFGNLLIIISISHFKQLQSPTHLIVRSLAASDCLLGSLVMPYSMVRSVEGCWYLGDFVCKVHSSFDMTFSISSLLHLSLISVDRYWAICDPLRYKMRVTNNTVTVFITFTWLFSFLYSFPIVFSGVNKIGLESFIMQVYCVGSCVLFFNKEWGIICPVLTFFLPGTIMSSLYLKIFYVAQKHAKVMSERVTGGMKSQSSAHRERKAAKTLAIVMGVYLFCWLPIFIAAIIDSFLNFVTPGDVFDALFWFAYLNSTCNPLIYGFFYPCFQKAFKILISTYICGIKHSNTLIFE from the coding sequence ATGACTTCAAATGAGACTCAAACTGAGAATATATTTCTCTGCTATCCACTCCAGCCGAACTCCTGCCTGAAACGGCATCGTCTTACTGTGGTTAAAGTGGCAATATATGCTGTCTTGTTGCTGATGATCCTCACAACAGTTTTTGGGAACCTGCTGATCATCATCTCCATCTCTCACTTCAAACAGCTTCAGTCTCCAACTCATCTGATCGTTCGCTCTCTGGCTGCCAGTGACTGTCTGCTGGGCTCTTTGGTCATGCCGTACAGCATGGTGCGATCTGTTGAAGGCTGCTGGTATCTGGGAgattttgtgtgtaaagttCATTCTAGTTTTGACATGACCTTCTCTATTTCCTCATTGCTGCATCTTAGTTTAATATCTGTTGACAGGTACTGGGCCATTTGTGACCCTCTGAGGTACAAAATGAGGGTCACAAACAACACTGTGACTGTTTTTATTACCTTCACATGGCTGTTTTCATTTCTCTACAGCTTTCCTATTGTGTTTTCAGGTGTAAACAAAATTGGCTTGGAGTCGTTCATAATGCAGGTTTACTGTGTGGgaagttgtgttttgtttttcaacaaAGAGTGGGGTATTATATGTCCAGTTCTCACATTTTTTCTTCCTGGGACGATTATGAGCtctctgtatttaaaaatattctatGTTGCACAAAAACATGCAAAGGTTATGTCAGAAAGAGTGACTGGAGGGATGAAGAGCCAAAGCTCTgctcacagagagagaaaagcaGCTAAAACTCTGGCCATTGTTATGGGTGTTTATTTGTTCTGCTGGCTGCCCATTTTTATTGCAGCTATCATTGATTCTTTCCTTAATTTTGTGACTCCTGGTGATGTTTTTGATGCTTTGTTTTggtttgcatatttaaactcGACTTGTAACCCCTTGATTTATGGATTTTTCTATCCTTGTTTTCAAAAGGCCTTTAAGATTCTCATATCCACTTACATCTGTGGCATCAAGCATTCTAACACATTGATATTTGAATGA